A DNA window from Boseongicola sp. contains the following coding sequences:
- the trpS gene encoding tryptophan--tRNA ligase, translating into MTNAAFTPRVFSGIQPSGGLTLGNYLGALKKFVDMQDSGKYNDCIYCLVDQHAITVWQDPAKLRDNTRELAAFFIACGIDPERSILFNQSQVPGHAQLGWVFSCVARMGWMGRMTQWKDKAGKNTENASLGLFGYPALMAADILLYHATHVPVGDDQKQHLELTRDIAAKFNHDFGEDFFPIAEPVIEGPATRVMSLRDGTKKMSKSDPSDMSRINMSDDADAIAQKLRKARTDPEPLPENYEGLKDRPEARNLIDIFAAISERTTDDVMSEVQGMQWGKFKPLLADLAVEKLSPISGEMTRLLADPAEIDRILGRGAERANAIAAPILDKTYEIVGMISSRR; encoded by the coding sequence ATGACGAATGCGGCGTTCACCCCGCGTGTCTTCTCTGGGATCCAGCCGTCGGGCGGATTGACGCTCGGGAATTACCTTGGCGCCCTGAAAAAATTCGTCGATATGCAGGACTCTGGCAAATACAACGACTGCATCTACTGTCTGGTCGATCAGCATGCGATTACCGTTTGGCAGGATCCCGCAAAACTAAGAGACAACACACGCGAATTGGCCGCGTTTTTCATCGCTTGCGGCATAGACCCGGAGCGGTCGATTCTGTTCAACCAAAGTCAGGTTCCTGGACACGCACAGCTTGGGTGGGTTTTCAGCTGTGTAGCACGCATGGGTTGGATGGGTCGGATGACCCAGTGGAAGGACAAAGCCGGCAAGAACACCGAGAACGCGTCCCTGGGACTGTTTGGCTATCCCGCACTGATGGCGGCTGACATTCTTTTGTATCACGCCACCCATGTGCCTGTTGGCGACGACCAGAAACAGCATTTGGAACTGACGCGCGATATCGCCGCCAAGTTCAACCACGATTTTGGCGAAGACTTCTTTCCGATTGCGGAACCTGTCATCGAAGGGCCTGCAACACGAGTCATGAGCCTGCGTGATGGCACGAAGAAGATGTCAAAGTCTGATCCATCGGATATGAGTCGCATTAATATGAGCGACGATGCAGACGCGATTGCACAGAAACTCCGCAAAGCGCGCACGGACCCAGAGCCGTTGCCTGAAAACTACGAAGGCCTAAAGGACCGTCCGGAAGCGCGAAATCTGATCGACATTTTTGCGGCGATTTCCGAACGCACGACAGACGACGTGATGTCTGAAGTCCAAGGAATGCAGTGGGGCAAGTTCAAGCCTTTGCTTGCAGATTTGGCCGTCGAAAAGCTTTCGCCGATTTCTGGTGAGATGACCCGGTTATTGGCAGATCCGGCAGAAATTGACCGCATCTTGGGACGGGGTGCTGAGCGCGCAAATGCTATTGCGGCCCCAATATTGGACAAGACATACGAAATCGTCGGAATGATCTCGTCACGCAGATAA
- a CDS encoding winged helix-turn-helix transcriptional regulator: MKISTQDRAILREIQRDATHSLSALADKLSMAQSTLWRKMNDLEAAGVIRGRVTLVDPAKVDVKLCVFANVTLEDHSEEAVDAFARLVGTHSEILECHKISGASDYVLKIRAADVEAYENFQTRFLLRSPWVRSVQSSFVLKEVKATTELPL, translated from the coding sequence ATGAAAATTTCCACTCAAGACAGAGCTATTTTGCGGGAAATCCAGCGAGATGCCACTCATTCGCTCTCTGCGCTTGCCGACAAACTTTCCATGGCGCAATCTACGCTTTGGCGCAAAATGAATGATCTTGAGGCCGCGGGCGTCATACGCGGCAGGGTTACTCTGGTGGATCCCGCGAAAGTCGACGTCAAGTTATGCGTCTTTGCCAATGTCACACTGGAAGATCACTCGGAAGAAGCCGTCGACGCGTTCGCCCGACTGGTCGGAACGCACAGCGAAATTCTGGAGTGTCACAAGATCTCAGGCGCATCAGACTATGTATTGAAAATTCGGGCGGCCGACGTCGAAGCCTATGAAAACTTTCAGACAAGGTTCTTGCTTAGAAGCCCTTGGGTGCGATCAGTACAATCAAGTTTTGTTTTGAAAGAGGTCAAAGCAACAACAGAATTGCCGCTTTGA
- a CDS encoding phenylalanine 4-monooxygenase → MMKSTNYTSKEPGPDGLFHYDAGETAIWGEMFDRQMQTLEGFACRSYLEGQSKLAFAPDQIPQVRDLDMKLNSLTGAGVKPVAALISQSEFSNLLKNRRFPVATFIRRREDIDYIEEPDIFHEVFGHCPMLTNADFCTFMERFGALALSLPKNQIKHLYRLWWFTVEFGMIHEDGERKAFGAGIMSSPSEAAHAAGRDANVLPFDLLTIFRTPYRIDILQPVYFAIEGFDELVSAIDEDIDSLISQAMAMGDLPPQFEVAA, encoded by the coding sequence GTGATGAAATCCACCAACTACACGTCGAAAGAACCCGGTCCAGATGGGCTGTTTCACTATGACGCTGGCGAAACAGCAATTTGGGGCGAAATGTTCGACCGCCAGATGCAGACGCTAGAAGGGTTTGCCTGTCGCAGCTACTTGGAAGGGCAATCCAAACTTGCTTTCGCACCAGATCAAATTCCACAGGTTCGTGACCTGGACATGAAACTCAACTCACTCACCGGCGCGGGAGTTAAACCGGTTGCAGCCCTTATCTCGCAATCAGAGTTTTCAAACCTTTTGAAGAACCGCCGCTTTCCCGTCGCCACTTTCATCCGGCGTCGTGAAGACATCGACTATATCGAAGAGCCTGACATTTTTCACGAGGTCTTCGGGCACTGCCCGATGCTTACAAACGCTGATTTTTGCACATTTATGGAACGGTTTGGTGCGCTGGCCCTGAGCCTTCCAAAGAACCAGATCAAGCATCTCTATCGCTTGTGGTGGTTTACAGTGGAATTCGGAATGATTCATGAAGACGGCGAACGCAAGGCGTTTGGCGCTGGCATCATGTCATCGCCATCAGAAGCGGCTCATGCTGCTGGAAGGGACGCGAACGTGCTTCCGTTTGATCTGCTAACGATCTTTCGCACGCCTTATCGCATAGACATCCTGCAACCCGTTTACTTTGCAATTGAAGGTTTCGACGAACTGGTATCCGCCATTGATGAAGATATTGATTCATTGATCAGCCAAGCAATGGCCATGGGTGATCTTCCGCCGCAGTTTGAAGTGGCAGCTTGA
- a CDS encoding alpha/beta fold hydrolase, translating to MRAKLPHTSGKVDRDGTGIHYDIYGEGDVTIVFVPTWAIIHSRVWKAQVPYFSDRFRVITYDPRGNGKSDRPYTPEGYSLEAIVDDVVAVLDATGTEKAVLVGLSFSSAVSFAAAARYPDRVQAVVSTGAWTPLAPPLNDRVDATAEHSDPQGWEKDTFSYWRRDYADYTDFFLGQVNNEPHSTKQHEDAVRWATEGDAEMLIMTQSGRQADLAVSEDTYRQVQCPSLVVHAENDAITSVVGSQMIADITGGELHIVPRGGHAVHARFPAWFNITMRDFLAKHLGTHRPVRRKVRPAKRALYLSSPIGLGHARRDLAVTKELRNLHPDLKVDWLAQDPVTRFLDANQESIHPANKLLANESEHIEDECGEHDLHAFQAIRSMDEILMKNFMVFQEVLEEEKYDLVIADEAWDVDHYWHEHPEMKKAQIAWLTDFVGWVPFAENGAHEAFLTTDYNAEMIEHIESQPGVRDRAIFVGTPEDIVNRGFGKDLPQMRDWIPNHYEFSDYIIGQHPSEFGSREDLQAEFGYNDGRKTCIVSVGGSGVGATLIRRILAAYPAAKSRIPELRMIVVAGPRLDPAMFDVPEGVEMRAFVPNLDRHLAACDLALVQGGLTTCMELTAAGTPFLYFPLRNHFEQNFHVASRLERYNAGRKMIYAESDPDRIATAMVEELKAPRIPLPVASGGARSAAEMLSELL from the coding sequence ATGCGCGCCAAACTTCCTCATACCTCCGGCAAAGTCGACCGCGACGGAACCGGCATTCACTATGACATCTACGGCGAAGGGGATGTGACAATCGTGTTTGTCCCCACCTGGGCGATTATCCACTCCCGTGTCTGGAAAGCCCAAGTTCCTTATTTCAGCGACCGCTTTCGAGTCATAACTTATGATCCCCGCGGCAATGGCAAAAGCGACCGTCCCTATACACCGGAAGGTTACTCTCTGGAGGCGATTGTCGATGATGTCGTGGCAGTGTTGGACGCAACGGGCACTGAAAAGGCCGTGCTGGTTGGCCTTTCCTTTAGCAGCGCAGTTTCATTTGCAGCGGCGGCCCGCTATCCGGATCGCGTGCAAGCTGTAGTTTCAACCGGAGCTTGGACTCCTTTGGCGCCGCCCCTGAACGACCGTGTCGACGCCACTGCAGAGCACTCTGACCCGCAGGGCTGGGAAAAAGACACGTTCAGCTACTGGCGCCGCGACTACGCTGATTACACGGACTTTTTCTTGGGACAGGTCAACAACGAACCTCATTCAACCAAGCAACACGAAGATGCTGTGCGTTGGGCGACCGAGGGCGATGCCGAAATGCTGATCATGACCCAGTCGGGTCGCCAGGCGGATTTGGCCGTTTCCGAAGACACTTATCGTCAGGTCCAATGTCCCAGTCTTGTGGTCCACGCCGAGAATGATGCAATTACTTCGGTCGTGGGTTCGCAAATGATTGCCGATATTACCGGCGGCGAGCTTCATATAGTTCCACGCGGCGGGCATGCCGTTCACGCCCGTTTTCCGGCATGGTTCAACATCACAATGCGTGATTTTCTTGCCAAGCACCTGGGCACTCATAGACCCGTCCGCCGCAAGGTTCGCCCTGCAAAGCGCGCTCTCTACCTGTCCTCACCAATCGGCCTTGGGCATGCGCGCCGGGACCTCGCCGTTACGAAAGAGCTGCGCAATCTGCACCCCGATCTAAAAGTGGATTGGCTGGCCCAAGACCCGGTGACGCGCTTCCTCGATGCCAATCAGGAAAGCATCCATCCTGCCAACAAATTGCTCGCAAACGAAAGCGAGCATATAGAAGATGAATGTGGCGAACACGACCTTCATGCCTTCCAAGCCATCCGCAGTATGGATGAGATTCTGATGAAGAATTTCATGGTCTTTCAAGAGGTTCTGGAAGAAGAAAAATACGACCTTGTGATCGCAGACGAGGCTTGGGACGTAGATCATTACTGGCACGAACATCCCGAAATGAAAAAAGCGCAGATTGCTTGGCTGACGGACTTTGTTGGCTGGGTGCCGTTCGCCGAGAATGGCGCGCACGAGGCGTTTCTGACCACTGATTACAACGCCGAGATGATTGAACACATCGAAAGTCAGCCCGGCGTACGGGATCGCGCAATATTTGTCGGCACGCCAGAGGACATCGTCAACAGGGGTTTTGGCAAAGACCTGCCGCAGATGCGCGATTGGATTCCAAACCACTACGAATTTTCGGATTACATCATCGGGCAACACCCGTCAGAATTTGGCAGCCGCGAAGACCTGCAGGCAGAATTTGGATACAACGATGGCCGAAAAACCTGCATCGTCTCCGTAGGTGGCTCTGGCGTCGGGGCAACTCTGATCCGGCGCATTCTTGCGGCCTACCCGGCGGCCAAATCGCGTATTCCTGAATTACGCATGATCGTCGTGGCCGGACCGCGCCTTGATCCAGCGATGTTTGACGTCCCTGAAGGTGTCGAGATGCGCGCATTTGTTCCCAATCTTGACCGGCATCTCGCGGCTTGCGACCTAGCATTGGTCCAAGGAGGATTGACCACCTGTATGGAGCTTACCGCCGCCGGAACTCCGTTTCTGTATTTCCCTCTGCGCAATCACTTCGAGCAAAACTTCCACGTTGCCAGCAGGCTTGAGCGTTACAATGCCGGCAGGAAAATGATTTATGCTGAAAGCGATCCCGACAGGATTGCGACAGCGATGGTTGAAGAGCTAAAGGCCCCTCGCATCCCTCTACCTGTCGCATCCGGAGGCGCACGTTCTGCGGCCGAAATGCTTTCGGAACTTCTCTGA
- a CDS encoding TetR family transcriptional regulator translates to MARVTAEKAAETKRHLVEAARQVLTERGYAGLSTRQVAEVAGTQMSQIQYHFGSKQGLVLAVFEDMNAELLTRQRVTFDDPDTSLAKQWDVACDFLEDDLESGYVRILQELIAAGWSDPVIRENVVNGLRGWHELLLDLSGKIASRQGDDATLGKHQIAALISSVYLGAEAQILLGFDESERPIRSAFRQIGTLIQMLETA, encoded by the coding sequence ATGGCCCGCGTAACCGCCGAAAAAGCCGCTGAAACAAAAAGGCATCTGGTCGAAGCCGCCCGGCAGGTTCTGACCGAACGTGGCTACGCTGGTTTGTCTACGCGCCAGGTCGCCGAAGTTGCCGGGACACAAATGAGTCAAATCCAATATCACTTTGGATCAAAGCAGGGGTTGGTGCTTGCCGTCTTCGAAGACATGAATGCCGAGCTTCTCACCCGTCAGCGGGTCACCTTTGACGATCCGGACACATCGCTGGCCAAGCAATGGGATGTGGCCTGTGACTTTCTGGAAGACGACCTTGAAAGTGGATACGTTCGTATCCTTCAGGAACTCATTGCCGCTGGCTGGTCCGACCCGGTCATTCGTGAAAACGTCGTCAATGGCCTGCGGGGCTGGCACGAGCTACTGCTTGATTTGTCGGGAAAAATCGCCAGCCGGCAAGGGGACGACGCAACCTTGGGCAAGCACCAGATCGCTGCTCTGATATCATCTGTCTACCTGGGTGCAGAAGCGCAAATCCTGCTTGGCTTTGACGAGTCCGAACGCCCGATACGATCGGCTTTCCGCCAAATAGGTACCCTTATTCAAATGCTCGAAACCGCCTAA
- the trpB gene encoding tryptophan synthase subunit beta, giving the protein MANDLFNSFMTGPDENGRFGDFGGRFVSETLMPLILELEAEYEKAKTDRSFWDEMDFLWKHYVGRPSPLYHAERLTDHLGGAKVYLKRDELNHTGAHKINNVLGQIILARRMGKTRIIAETGAGQHGVATATVCAKFGLKCIVYMGAHDVERQAPNVFRMKLLGAEVVPVTSGRGTLKDAMNDALRDWVTNVRDTFYCIGTVAGPHPYPAMVRDFQSIIGNEAKAQMQEAEGRLPDTIIAAIGGGSNAMGLFFPFLDDKDVHIIGVEAGGKGVNAKMEHCASLTGGRPGVLHGNRTYLLQDHDGQILEGFSISAGLDYPGIGPEHSWLHEIGRAEYVSITDKEALEAFKLCCELEGIIPALEPSHALAHVMKIAPELPSDHIICMNMCGRGDKDIFTVAKALGVTMEGSD; this is encoded by the coding sequence ATGGCCAACGATCTATTCAACAGCTTCATGACCGGCCCGGATGAAAACGGCCGGTTCGGGGATTTTGGCGGGAGGTTCGTGTCTGAGACGCTGATGCCCCTGATCCTTGAGTTGGAAGCCGAGTATGAAAAGGCGAAAACTGATCGGAGCTTCTGGGACGAGATGGATTTCCTATGGAAGCATTACGTCGGCCGCCCCTCGCCGCTTTATCATGCTGAACGGCTGACCGATCATCTGGGTGGCGCCAAGGTTTATCTGAAACGCGACGAGCTGAACCACACGGGTGCCCATAAGATCAACAACGTTCTGGGTCAGATCATTCTGGCGCGGCGCATGGGGAAAACCCGGATAATCGCTGAAACCGGTGCAGGTCAGCATGGCGTCGCAACCGCGACCGTTTGTGCGAAATTTGGCCTGAAGTGCATTGTTTATATGGGCGCGCATGATGTTGAGCGTCAGGCCCCGAACGTATTTCGGATGAAATTGCTGGGCGCTGAAGTTGTGCCGGTGACGTCAGGGCGTGGGACCTTGAAGGACGCGATGAACGATGCGTTGCGCGATTGGGTGACGAATGTGCGGGATACTTTTTATTGCATTGGCACGGTGGCCGGGCCGCATCCTTATCCGGCCATGGTGCGGGATTTTCAGTCGATTATCGGCAATGAAGCCAAGGCGCAGATGCAAGAAGCCGAAGGGCGTTTGCCCGATACGATCATTGCCGCCATTGGTGGTGGATCGAATGCTATGGGGCTGTTCTTTCCGTTTCTGGACGACAAGGACGTGCATATTATTGGTGTCGAGGCAGGTGGTAAGGGCGTGAATGCGAAGATGGAGCATTGCGCATCTTTGACCGGTGGTCGGCCCGGCGTTCTTCACGGTAACCGGACGTATCTTTTGCAGGACCATGACGGCCAAATCCTTGAAGGATTTAGCATTTCTGCAGGTTTGGATTATCCTGGCATCGGGCCCGAACACAGTTGGTTGCATGAGATCGGTCGCGCCGAATATGTGTCGATCACGGATAAAGAGGCATTGGAAGCCTTCAAGCTGTGCTGCGAACTGGAAGGGATCATCCCGGCTTTGGAGCCGTCCCACGCCTTGGCACATGTCATGAAGATCGCCCCTGAATTACCGAGTGATCACATCATCTGCATGAACATGTGTGGGCGTGGCGATAAGGATATTTTCACCGTTGCCAAAGCACTGGGTGTGACCATGGAAGGCAGCGACTAG
- a CDS encoding helix-turn-helix transcriptional regulator: protein MTNKYILSAVFVVQVLSAVFFISEILISVLGLPIAPFSWQVHEFIEIGAAFGLVTGVVIGALALRSSRAQAAKAEEALRVAQSAFRDVLEERFLAWELTPAERDVALFAIKGFSTQDMADLRGVSEGTIKAQTAAIYRKAGVSGRPQLLSLFIDELVENEEG, encoded by the coding sequence TTGACGAACAAATACATTCTGAGCGCGGTGTTTGTGGTTCAGGTCCTTTCAGCAGTCTTTTTCATTTCCGAGATTTTGATCTCGGTTCTTGGGTTGCCGATTGCACCTTTCAGTTGGCAAGTTCACGAATTCATCGAGATCGGGGCAGCTTTTGGACTGGTGACGGGTGTTGTCATTGGCGCGCTGGCGTTGCGGTCATCGCGGGCGCAGGCCGCTAAGGCCGAGGAAGCCCTGCGGGTTGCGCAAAGCGCATTTCGGGACGTGTTGGAAGAACGATTTTTAGCCTGGGAGCTGACCCCAGCAGAGAGGGACGTGGCGCTATTTGCAATCAAGGGGTTCTCGACCCAGGATATGGCAGATCTGCGCGGCGTCTCTGAGGGCACGATCAAAGCTCAGACTGCCGCCATTTATCGAAAAGCCGGTGTTTCCGGTCGTCCGCAATTGCTAAGCCTGTTTATCGACGAATTGGTTGAAAACGAGGAAGGCTAA
- a CDS encoding DUF2237 family protein → MQKDPAINVLGEKLEPCSTDPVTGYFRDGHCNTCYEDEGSHTVCVVLTAEFLAFSKYLGNDLSTPRPEFQFPGLNAGDCWCLCASRFLQAADEGAAPRIRLASTHRNALEIVPLDILMEHASEGN, encoded by the coding sequence TTGCAAAAAGACCCCGCCATCAATGTTCTCGGTGAAAAATTAGAACCGTGTTCAACCGATCCGGTGACCGGATATTTTCGCGACGGCCATTGCAACACCTGTTACGAAGATGAAGGCAGCCATACTGTTTGCGTAGTCCTGACAGCCGAATTTCTGGCGTTCTCGAAATACCTTGGCAATGACCTGTCAACACCGCGCCCTGAGTTTCAGTTTCCCGGACTTAACGCAGGTGACTGCTGGTGTCTCTGCGCCAGCCGCTTTCTGCAAGCTGCCGACGAGGGTGCAGCCCCACGTATCCGTTTGGCTTCCACACATCGCAATGCACTGGAAATTGTTCCCCTTGATATCCTTATGGAGCACGCCAGCGAAGGCAATTAG
- a CDS encoding DUF2332 family protein gives MGSPFMARLMRLFAERLGPDDPLGEYLLSWPGDPAPVADGLPLRLAGALHALCQRGIALVDVYPPSHASDDILWSAVTDTMAAHSQHIRTWLRSSPQTNEVRRSAIILPALAMLREQFDRPVALYELGASAGLNLRADQFYLKTDAGTLGPSSSPVLLTPDWQGTVPEGELPKVVSRQGVDLNPLNPATKNDQDRLLAYLWADQPDRIDCTKSAIELAARFPASVDQGDAGAWLAEKLPISPPKTLRLIFHTIAWQYFPKSTVDLANSAIAKAAEDASSDHPLAHLAMESDGGEGAAVTLAAWPGGKKQLVARVDFHGRWVNWLV, from the coding sequence ATGGGATCCCCCTTCATGGCGCGCCTCATGAGGCTTTTCGCCGAACGCCTCGGCCCGGACGATCCCCTTGGCGAATACTTGTTGAGTTGGCCCGGAGATCCGGCCCCAGTCGCTGACGGCCTGCCGCTTCGCCTTGCTGGTGCGCTCCACGCGCTCTGCCAAAGGGGAATAGCTCTCGTCGATGTCTATCCGCCCTCACACGCCAGCGACGACATTCTGTGGTCGGCGGTAACCGATACCATGGCCGCACACTCCCAGCATATCCGAACCTGGCTGCGTAGCTCGCCTCAAACGAATGAAGTGCGCCGTTCGGCCATAATCCTGCCCGCGCTGGCGATGTTGCGTGAACAGTTTGATCGTCCTGTCGCCCTTTATGAACTTGGCGCCAGCGCCGGTTTAAACCTGCGGGCCGACCAGTTTTACCTTAAGACGGACGCAGGCACCCTTGGTCCCAGTTCGTCACCTGTTTTACTGACACCCGATTGGCAGGGCACCGTTCCGGAAGGCGAGCTGCCAAAGGTCGTATCCCGCCAAGGCGTTGATCTGAACCCTCTCAACCCGGCCACCAAGAACGATCAAGACCGTCTGTTGGCGTATCTTTGGGCCGACCAGCCCGACCGAATTGATTGCACCAAATCCGCGATTGAACTTGCCGCGCGGTTTCCGGCTTCTGTTGATCAAGGTGATGCAGGCGCGTGGCTGGCTGAAAAACTACCAATCTCGCCGCCCAAAACCCTTCGGTTGATTTTCCACACCATCGCCTGGCAATATTTTCCGAAATCCACTGTAGATCTGGCCAACAGTGCCATCGCCAAGGCAGCTGAAGATGCCAGCTCAGATCATCCGCTCGCCCATCTCGCCATGGAAAGCGACGGGGGCGAGGGCGCTGCCGTCACATTGGCCGCGTGGCCCGGTGGCAAAAAGCAACTGGTCGCACGCGTCGATTTTCACGGCCGTTGGGTCAATTGGCTGGTATAG
- a CDS encoding aminoacyl-tRNA hydrolase: MKLFVGLGNPGGKYANNRHNVGFMAVDSIASDHGFGPWRGKFQGQVSEGRMGSDKVVLLKPETFMNLSGQSVGEAMRFYKLDAADVIVFHDEIDLAPAKLKVKFGGGHAGHNGLRSLHQHIGDAYGRVRIGVGHPGHKDAVPHYVLKDFSKADQDWLDDTLRGIADGAPHLAGGDTGRFQNAVALRVNPPRSSTTKPKPKADPKAPATSPTPEVDLDDRSALQKLVDRFR; encoded by the coding sequence ATGAAACTCTTTGTCGGCCTTGGAAATCCCGGCGGTAAATACGCCAACAATCGCCATAACGTCGGGTTCATGGCGGTTGACAGTATTGCCTCCGATCACGGGTTCGGCCCATGGCGTGGCAAGTTTCAGGGGCAAGTCTCCGAAGGTCGGATGGGCAGCGACAAAGTTGTTCTTTTAAAGCCAGAAACTTTCATGAATCTGTCCGGGCAATCCGTCGGCGAGGCGATGCGATTTTATAAACTCGATGCGGCTGATGTGATTGTTTTTCATGATGAAATCGATTTGGCACCAGCGAAATTGAAGGTGAAGTTTGGTGGCGGACACGCCGGTCACAATGGGTTGCGGTCGCTGCATCAGCATATCGGAGACGCCTATGGTCGCGTCCGCATTGGTGTCGGTCACCCCGGCCACAAAGACGCGGTTCCGCATTATGTGCTGAAGGATTTCTCCAAAGCAGATCAGGACTGGCTGGACGACACATTGCGCGGCATTGCCGATGGCGCACCGCACCTGGCTGGTGGTGACACTGGCCGTTTTCAAAATGCTGTCGCTTTGCGCGTCAACCCACCGCGCTCGTCCACAACAAAACCAAAACCCAAAGCTGATCCCAAAGCCCCAGCGACATCGCCAACGCCGGAAGTCGATTTGGACGACCGCTCAGCTTTGCAAAAACTGGTCGACCGTTTCCGGTGA
- a CDS encoding ion transporter, translating to MTDRLNALLAHRAFEPTIMVLIVINAIVLALETFPGAMAVAGSVIVVIDKAILAIFVIEIIARLLADFRGFWRDPWRIFDFIIVGIALVPTTGALSALRAFRILRVLRLVSTIPQMRRVVSGLLAALPGMGSIVALLGLIFFVFSVISTKLFAAAFPEWFGTLGASAYTLFQVMTLESWSMGIVRPVMEVFPWSWALFVPFIILTAFAVLNLFIGVIVDAMQTEHADAAQDQRDALHHDTAAILEEVRALRAELAAMKPDR from the coding sequence GTGACCGACCGTTTGAACGCACTTCTGGCCCACAGGGCGTTTGAACCCACGATCATGGTTTTGATTGTGATAAACGCCATTGTTCTGGCGTTGGAAACCTTTCCGGGTGCTATGGCAGTAGCGGGCAGTGTGATCGTCGTCATCGACAAAGCCATCCTGGCGATCTTCGTCATCGAGATCATCGCGCGCTTGCTCGCTGATTTTCGCGGCTTTTGGCGCGACCCATGGCGCATTTTCGATTTTATTATTGTCGGCATTGCGCTGGTCCCGACAACTGGCGCGCTCTCCGCGCTGCGGGCATTCCGCATCCTGCGGGTATTGCGGCTGGTTTCGACCATTCCGCAAATGCGTCGGGTGGTTTCGGGGCTTTTGGCCGCGCTGCCGGGCATGGGATCTATTGTTGCCCTTCTGGGCCTGATCTTTTTCGTCTTCTCTGTAATATCCACCAAACTGTTTGCCGCAGCATTCCCGGAATGGTTCGGAACACTTGGTGCGTCGGCCTACACACTCTTTCAGGTCATGACATTGGAAAGCTGGTCCATGGGCATCGTGCGCCCGGTGATGGAGGTGTTTCCTTGGTCATGGGCACTGTTTGTGCCGTTCATCATCCTAACTGCCTTCGCCGTCCTGAACCTGTTTATCGGTGTAATCGTGGATGCCATGCAGACAGAGCATGCCGACGCCGCACAAGACCAGCGGGATGCGTTGCACCATGACACCGCCGCGATACTGGAAGAGGTGCGCGCACTACGGGCAGAGCTTGCAGCGATGAAACCCGATAGATAG
- a CDS encoding winged helix-turn-helix transcriptional regulator, translated as MAKNDEINRKILQELGRNARLSNLELADRVGLSPSACLRRVQELERSGVITGYRVVTDPVKLGVGFVAMVTVGLNSHTKSAQESFERAMDRSPEVVECHNVTGPVEYILRVEVADLPAYKVFHTDTLGSLPQVNAIATYVVLDSSKDARV; from the coding sequence ATGGCGAAAAATGACGAGATAAACCGCAAAATATTGCAAGAGCTCGGTCGCAATGCGCGACTTAGTAATTTGGAACTGGCCGACCGTGTGGGGCTATCACCTTCGGCCTGCCTGCGCAGGGTGCAGGAACTTGAACGCAGCGGCGTCATCACGGGCTATCGGGTCGTCACCGACCCCGTTAAACTTGGCGTCGGCTTCGTCGCTATGGTCACCGTGGGGTTGAACAGCCACACTAAATCCGCGCAAGAGAGTTTTGAACGCGCCATGGACCGCTCGCCCGAGGTGGTAGAGTGCCACAACGTCACTGGACCGGTTGAATATATATTGCGTGTCGAAGTAGCCGACCTTCCCGCCTACAAAGTATTTCACACTGATACTCTAGGATCGCTTCCGCAGGTCAACGCAATTGCGACATACGTTGTTCTGGACTCTTCAAAGGACGCAAGGGTCTGA
- a CDS encoding LysE family translocator — translation MLQSFVLPLAGFAFVMSITPGPNNLMLMASGANFGFRRTVPHMLGVGFGFIFLAFMTGIGLAKVFEAFPWLHNVFTVVCLIYMLWLAWRIANAAPPEKTAATGTPMTFLQAVAFQWVNPKAIAMALSAVTIYAPGDAVLDVLAVVLIFGSINLPSVSLWCVLGLQMRRLLTNQTRLVWFNRFMAFLLILSMYPVLA, via the coding sequence ATGTTGCAGTCGTTCGTCCTTCCCCTGGCCGGGTTCGCTTTCGTGATGTCGATCACTCCCGGCCCCAACAACCTGATGCTGATGGCCTCGGGGGCGAATTTTGGATTTCGTCGGACGGTGCCGCATATGTTGGGGGTCGGCTTCGGCTTCATCTTTCTGGCCTTTATGACGGGCATTGGCCTGGCGAAAGTATTCGAGGCCTTTCCATGGTTGCACAACGTCTTCACGGTTGTCTGCCTGATCTACATGCTGTGGTTGGCTTGGAGGATTGCCAATGCAGCCCCGCCTGAAAAAACCGCCGCAACCGGCACGCCAATGACGTTTCTGCAAGCAGTGGCCTTTCAATGGGTCAATCCAAAGGCGATCGCCATGGCACTGTCGGCAGTGACGATCTATGCGCCGGGCGACGCGGTGCTGGACGTGCTGGCAGTGGTATTAATCTTTGGGTCGATCAATCTGCCCAGCGTCAGTCTGTGGTGTGTGCTGGGATTGCAGATGCGCCGATTGCTGACCAATCAGACCCGGTTGGTCTGGTTCAATCGGTTCATGGCCTTTTTGCTGATCCTATCGATGTATCCTGTTCTGGCGTGA